Below is a genomic region from Sutterella megalosphaeroides.
GACGCTTCGTCGATCACGAGGACGTCGCAGGGCAAGGGGTTCGTCTTCGAGGGACGTTCCCCGGAAGCGGTTTTCGTGACGAGCCACTTGTGAAGCGTTCGTCCTTCGACCACGGCGTCGCTCTTTCCCGCGAGCACCGCCCCCATGCGCGGGAGCAAATGAACAAGCCGGTCCGAAGCGACGCTTTCCTGAATGGACTGCGCCATGCGACTCGTGGCTTTCCCCGTCGGGGCCGCCAGGTAGATGCGCAGATTCGGCTTTTCCGCAAGGAGGCACTCCAGCATCAGAACGACGCTCGTCGTTTTCCCTGTCCCGGGGCCGCCGCAAATCACGGCGAGGTTTTCGTCGAGCGCCTTGCGAACGGCCCCCGCCTGGTGTTCGTCGGCGTGAATCGCGTCCGTGAGGCGGCGCATTTCGGAGAGCACCGCCTCGGAGGGCTTATCGGGCGTTTGGGAGGCAATCCGAACGAGTGCGTCTGCAAGGCTTGCTTCCTGCGCGAAGTAGCGCGCCGCGTAGATGCGCTCGCCGTCTTCGACCCAGGGCGCAACCAGCGTTTCGGGCGCTGTGGCGCACTCGCGTCTGAGGAGCAACCCGAGCGCTTCGAGTTCGTCGAAGAGGCGCTCGAGCCGCTCGTTGGCGGTGTCGCGATCGAAGAGCTCGGGCATCGTCTCGGCGAGCGCTGCCAAAAGGTCTTGGCGGCGTACGCACACGCTCCCTTTGTGCGAGGCCTCGGCAAAGGCGCGCATCAGCGCGTCCGCCGCCAGAGCCGCCTCGTCGGAAAGCGCTCGCCCCGCGCGGCGTTCGGCCATACGCAAAAAGGCCGCCCCGAGAGGGAGGAGTTCGTCCTGCAGAGCACTCGTCGTCGATTCGTTCAACGCTTCTTCCGTCATTTCTTTCGTCTTCGATTCCGTCATAACACGCTCCCTTCTCAATTCGAGCGCGCCCCGGAGCGCCCGATTTCGGCTTCAGCCTTCCGGACCGTTTCTTCCGACCACCCGTTGGCAAAGAGTTCGTCGAGGCACCAAAGAACGGCGGGATGCACTTCGTCGACGACAACGCCTGGGCGTCGTCCGTCGGCGTCGAGCTCGTCCTCGGCCGAGAGCCCGCGCAGAAAGACGTAAATCGCCCCTCCGATCATCGACTCGCGGAATTCGTCGCCCAAGCGCGCCCTGAGGCACCGCCTCAGAGCCACGCCGTAAAGGAGGTACTGAAGGCGGTAATGATGGCGGGTCATTTCGACCGCCATCGCTTCTTCGGTAAAGCCCTCGCGCTCGTCGGCAATGGCGTTGCTCTTCCAGTCGAGAATCCAGAAGCGCCCGCCCGCGCCGAACGCCAAGTCGATGAAGCCCGTGAGGTAACCCGTGAGCGACGCCTCCGTCAAACCCGGCACCGCGTAACGGGGGTCGAGCCTCGCGAGCGCTTCGCCCAAGCGGGCGGCCGTCAAGTTCGACGGCATCGAAAGGAGAAACTCCATTTCGGCCGTGCGCGCTTCGGGCGGGACGTCGCGCAACCGAACCCCGGGCAGAAGCTCCGAATTGAGGACGTCGCCGATCATGCGCGCAACGGCCGCGGCAGCCAAAGGCTTTTCCGCTTCGGAAAATTCCAGCGTCTCCCCGATGACGCGCTCGGCGTGCGCCGTGCGCATCGCGCGAACCGCCTCGGTTTCGGGCGCCATCGCTTGAAAGTCCGCCGTTTCCAAAACGCGATGCAACGCGTCGCCCGCTCGGGGGCCGCGCGGGAAGGTGAGAATCCGATCGGAGAGTTCCAAACGCTTTCTCGGAGCGAAGTGCGCCGCCGCGGGTTCGTCGTCGCCGAGCGTACGGGTAAGGCCCGTGAAGCTCGCCGTACGCCACGCAGCCCAAACGTCGTGCGCGGGCGAGACACCGAAGTCGTCTTCGTCGGGCATCGGACGCGCGGCATCGTACCGTTCGACCTCACCCTGCGCCTTCGCGAGAACGTCGTCGGTTTCACGCCATCGGATACCCTCTGCGCCCGCCAGGTCTTCGATCGCCTGCAGTTCGCGAAGCGCCTCTACGACCCCCACCTGCGTCGGATCCCAGCTGCGGGTGAGCGACCAGAAGAAGGGATTCTTCAGGCGGTTCGCACGCCACTCGGCGCTCCGTTCGCTCTTGCGAATCATCGTCGCCCCGACCACGAGACGGGCCGAGGCGCGCGTGAGCGCGACGTAGCCGAGACGGGTGAGCTCTTCCATCCCCTCTTCGGCCAAGTCGTCCGCTTCGGTGACGGGAACAGGCGAGACTTCCAGTACGGCTTCGCCCGTCTTGGGATTCACCCGCCGGAAGGTGGCGGATTTCTGCTTGGAGTAACCCTTGTGCGCGTACGGCCAATAGACGATCGGGTACTCCAGGCCCTTGCTCGAATGAATGGTTTCCACCGTCACGAGGTTCGCGTCGCTCTCCAAGCGCATCTTCGCAGCTTCGTCGTCCTTCGTGTCGGTCATCTTGCGCTCGAACCAACTGATGAGACCCGCAGGCGTCTGGTAGCGGCGCCCCGCTTCGTGAAGGAGTTCGACGAGATGCGCGTAGTTCGCAAGGCGTCGCTCGCCGAGCCGCACCGGAAGGAGGCGCTCGGCCAAGTGTTCGCCCGTCGTCACGGATTCGACGGCCGCCGCGACCCCGCGCTGCATCCAGAGTTCCCGCGCCGCCTCGAGCCGCTCGCGCACGGCAATGCGGCGCGCTTCGTCGTCGGCGCGCACGTCGGCAAGCGTCTCGCCGAAAAGGCGCGTCGTGCGGACGGCCTTCATGAGGCGCTCGTCCGCGGGGGCCGAGACGGCGCGAAGCAAGAGGAGCAATTCCATCGCTTCGTCGGTCGCAAAGACGCTCTCCTGCGAGGAGATGCGAACGCGAATGCCTAGCTTTTGAAGTTCCGCAATGATGCCGCGGGCTTCGTCGCGGCTGCGAACGAGCACCGCCACGTCGCGCGCTTCAAGGGCGCGCATCGGGCGCGACTTCCCGTCGACATCAAGCGTCTCGCACACGAGCGACGCGTCGTCCTTCTCGTCTTCCCACGGAAGGAGCGCTTCACCCGCGCGCCCGCGTTCGACCCAAAGCTTGATGTCGAAGGCGACCGCCCGGTCGAGTTCGCCGTCGTTTTCGTCGGCGGATCCGAGGGGCTCGGTGCGGCCCCAGATTTCAAAGGGAAGCGCGGGAGAGAAGTCCCCGTTTTCTTTCACCCAAAGCCCCGCGCGACGTCCGCTCGCGTCGACGCTTCGGTATTCGAGCCCCGGTCGCATGAAGGGCGTCCCCGCCCCCGGACGCGAATAAAAGGCGTTGAGCGCTTCGACAAGCGGCTTCGACGAACGGAAGTTGGTCGAGAGCCGCGGCAGACGCCCGTCGGGCACTCCGCTCACGACGGCGCGCGCACGCAGGTAGGTGTTGAGGTCCGCCGAACGGAATCGGTAAATCGCCTGCTTCGGGTCGCCCACGAAAAAGAGCGACCGTCGAAGGCGCTCCTCGACGGAAAGGCCCGACAGAAAGAGCTTGTCGAAAATCGCAAACTGGATGGGGTCCGTATCCTGAAATTCGTCGATCAGAACGCCGCGGTAGGTGCGTCGGATCCCCGCCGTGAAGTGTCCGTCCGTGTCGGCCGCGATCGTCCGCCACATGCCCGTCAGCATGTCGTCGAACGTTTGAATGCCGCGACGGGCTTTCTCTTCGGCCACGCGCTCGGGCATTTCGGTCACGAACCGCTCGAAGGCCGCGTTCACGGCGGGCGACGTGTCGTCGTCCGCAGGGGCGGCCCGATGCCGCACGAGGTCGGCGGGCTGCCCGTCGAGCGCCCTCAGGATTCGCTCCCAGCTTTCCGTGCGCAGAAGCGCCCGTCGATCGCCCTCGTCGGGAAGGCGATCGAGTTCGCGCCGCAGGAAGTCTTCGACCGCGTCCGAAAAGACGTCGCCGTCGTCGTCCGACAGCTCTTCGGAGAGATTCCCCGACGCCGTAAAGGCGTGGTTCTTGAGCATCTTCTGGCAGAAGGCATGAATCGTGAGGATCGACGCGTTGTCAAATCCCGTGAGGCTTGCCCGCACGCGCGCGCACGCGGTCTCCCGATCGAGCCCCGCCGCCTCCCAGGTCCTCACCTGCCGTACGATCAGATCGTCCGTTTCCTCTTCGGTTTTTTCGCCGGAGAGGTAAGCGCTCGCTTGCGCCAAATGGTGCTGAATTCTTGCGGAGAGTTCCGCCGTAGCCGCGCGGGTGAAGCTCACGACGAGGAGCTTTTCGATCGAGAAATCGAGTTCCGCGACGAGTCGCAAAACGAGGTGCTTGATGGAGAAGGTCTTACCCGTGCCCGCAGACGCTTCCAAAAGGGTCGTACCGAGAAGCGGCGCCGACTCCACGTTGAAGACGTCGTCCGCGGGTCGAGCGGGCGCGTCGGCTGCAGGCTCCGGATCGGCCCCCGCCGCATACGCGCCCGTGAGGTCGATGTCGTCGACTTCCCCGTCGGAGCCCGCAAGCTCTTCGTCGGTGAGTCCCTCCCAGGCGCCGTCCATGAGTTCCCGAAAGTATTCGGGAGGCGCAATCGCCTCGTGCGCTGCCGAAGCACCGAGCGAAGCGTCGAACGACACTTCGGGCGGCATCTCCTCGATCGGCAGGTCTTCGATCGGCAAATCGTCAAGCGACAGCTCTTCGCAGGCCGAAGCTTCGAGCGAAGCCGCTTCGCAATCATCCCGAAACACGGGGGCCTTGGATTTCCGTTCCGTCATAGTTTTTCGGAACCGTTGAGGGCGTGAAGCGCCCTCAGCGGTCCCTCTCCTCCGTGATTTCAGTTCGTCGATTCGGGTTCTTCGTCGGCACCCGCACCGAGCGGAAGCCCCATGGCGGCGAGAAACGCCCCCAGGCGAGCGGCAACCTCCGCGGGGTCGTCCCCCGCGACCGCCAAGGATTTGAGGGCGTCGATTTCGTTTTCGCGACGCCGCTGCGCCTCCCCTGCGTCTTCGCCGCGCCAAAGAATGCGGGTGGCGGCGCCGCCCGCGACTTCTTCGATGCGCTTTGACTTCGCATCCAACCCGAAGACAAACGGCGCGTCGTCCGCTCCCTGAGCAGCCCGACGTTCGAGAGCGAGCAGGGGCGAAGCGAGCGCTTCTAGGAGAACCTTTGCCTCCGCGGGCGTGAAATTCGGCATTTTCAAAAGACCGTCCGCACCGGGCGGAGGCGCCTTCGGTTTCGAGCGCGTGGTTTTCGTGGGCTTTTTCTCCGCGGCGGGCGGGCAGACCACGACGGTATCGAGCTCCATCCCCGCCGCGCGGCAGATCGCATGGTCGATGAGGAGCTTGAAGAAAGCCCCCGACGTGATTTTTGCTTCCGAGACCGCGCGGCGCACGGCTTTGAGTCCGCCCTCTTTCGTACGGTAAAGGTCTCCCTGACGGTGTTCGATCGTGAGGCCCGAGGCGAGCTTCACCGACACCGCGGGGTCGTCCAGCTTTTCAAGACCCGAGACGGTCGTGCGCCAGCGCGAAGCAACGCTCTCCGCCGTATCGAGTTCGTCTTCGACCGACCACTCGCGGATCCCCGCGGCGCCGAACCGACCGTCAAGCGCCCAGCGTTCGCGAATCGATTCGAGCGTTTCACCCGCAAGGAGCGCGCCGAGCGCTTCGTCCTTGCGCTGCCACTTCGAGAGGCCGTCCGACGGCGTGAACATCGACAGGGGTTCCGTTTCGGAAAGCTTCGGGTACCGCACGTCGCACAAGGAAAGCGTCGTCGTCGCGGGCTTCGCCCACCAAGCCTTGAGAAGCGTCGAAGGCAACCCTTCGCGTCGCCACTCCCCGACGATCTCAAGCCCCGTGTCCGCAAAGGCCCGTTCGTCGGCACGGTATTCGCAGGCATCGGCCGCGCGGAGCGCCGCCAAAAGTGCCGCATCGTGGCTGCGCCAACCCGGACCGCGCGTGTCCGACGGCGCGAGGAACGCGTCCGGCGAATAGCGGTTGAGGGGAATTCGTTTCGTGAGCCTTGCGCTCAGGGTCTTGAGACGCTCGTCGTCCTCTTCGAGAGAAAGAATCCAGGCGCGCAGTTCCTCCGCAACGACGGAGGGCAGCCGCTCGGCCGTTCCCGTCCCCGCCACGTAGGAAACGTAAAAGCGCGATCGGGCGGCAAGCAGGAGATCGAGAAAAGCGTTTCGGTTGTCGATGCGCGAGTCGCGGTCGCCGCGCCGGGGCGCGGCCCCCATCAGGTCGAATTCTTCGCGTCGCGTCGTACCCGGGAAAGCGCAGTCGTCGTTCAAGCCCACGAGTGCGATCACCTTGTAGGGAAGCCCTCGCAGCGCCGTCATGCTCGTAAAGGTCACGCAATGGGTGGGCTTCCCCGCCGAGGCCGTCCCTTCGACGCGGCCCGCAAGCGCGGAGAGGAAAAGCTCGAACGAGACGCGAATCGGCTCGACTTCGTCGGCCGTTTCCATTTCGCCCGCCAACTGCACGATCGCCGTACGCAGGGGCGCAAAGAGCCCCGTCGCGTCACTCGGGAAAAAGACCGTGAGCGCATCCGTCATCCATTCGACCCACACGGCGGGCTCGTGTTCGCCCTCCGTACGGCGTCGGAACGCTTCGAGGTCCGCCGCCGCGCGCGCAAGCGCTTCGAGCAGTTCGGGGCGGTCCACCACCGACACCCAACCGTCCGCCTCCGACCCGCGCACCGGAATCACGTCGCCCCAGGGGCTCTTTGCGGCGTCCGGAAGGAAGTACCCGAGCGCAAGCCGCTCGACGGCGCGCGCGAGCGTCATGTCCTTCACCGTGCCGTAAGTCGCGGGGTCAATGGCCGCCAGGTGTTCGTCCGAGAGCCCGAAGCGGAAACCCGCGGCCTTGAGCCAATCGGAAAGGATCGAGAGGTCTTCGACCGCAAAGCCGTAGCGGCGCGCCACGAGCGGAAGCGACAGCCACGCAAGGAGCGCTTCGGAGCGCACGCGCCCCGTCAGCAAGCGACCGAGCTCAAGAAGCGTCTCGCCCGGCGAGTCCGCTTCCACGGCACGCATCCCCGTTGCGCGCCATTCGATGCGACGCCCCGCGGGAAGGCTCCCGAAGACGCGCTCCACGAGCGGCAACAGAGCCGAGATGTCGGGCGTCACAACGAGGACGTCGTCGGGAGTCAAGGGCTCATCGTCGTTGCGGGTCGATTCGAAGAGCGTCTGCAACCATTCGGCAAGGCCCTCCAATTCGCGCACGGCCGTGGGCGCGGCCGCAAACCGCACCGAGTCGTCGTCGGCCGCAAGGAGTTCGGGGAAGGCCTCCCCCGTCTTCGCGTCGTGCGTCACGCGCGTGGGATCGAGCAACAGGATCGAATCCTGAATGCGCCGCAGAAGCCTCGGGTCGTTCGCCTCGAGGTAGTAGCTCTGCATCTCGACGTCCGTTTCGACTTCGAGGTCCTGAGGACGACGGAAGTACCGCGCCATGAAGGCGTCGTACGTCGTTCGCGTGCGATCGATCGCACGGATGGTGTCGGGACCGCCCTCGTCCGCTGCCGAATCCTCGGCTTGCGCATTCCGGTCGTCCGACTGCGTGAAGCGCCACAGACGATCGATGTTCGCGCGGGTGCTTCGTCCGTTGTCGGCAAGAATCGGATGACCGATTTCGCGGTGCTCGTCGCCGCGCACGGCAAATAGCCGTCGCGGAACGAGGTCGAACCAGTATTCGCTCGACGGGTTGAGAAGGTAAAACCAGATTTCGCGACCCGACGTCGCATAGGCCTTCAGGATCGGGAGCATGAGGGGCGGAACGACGAAGGGGACGAAGACGTGCAACGCCCCCGGCATCGCCACCGCACGGCCGTCTTCGAACGTCAGACGCCGCTCGTCGGGGCGCACGTTTTCGATCCGCGCCAGAGTCCCCGGGAAGGCTTCGAGAAAGCGCCGTCCCTGCCAGCGGGGATTTTTCGAGAGTTCCCCCCAGAGGTCGCGCTGCCACGCCCAGTCGGGGTGCGCTTCGAGCGCGCGGTCTTCGCGCCGGCGGTTTTCGTCGCTCTCCACCCCCTTCATCGCTTCGGCATGAAGCCCCAACCACGAGAAGATCCAGTCGAGTCGATACGTGGCGTAGGAAACGAAGAGCCCCGAGATGCGACGCGCGAGCGCGTAGATGTCGCGGTCGGTCTTTCCCTTGAGGTAATTTTTCAGGCGTTCGTGCCCCGGGGCCTCCCGAAAGCTCTCCGGGCCCGTGCGACGCAGAATCGCCCAGATCATCCACTCGGCTTCGTTCCCAACGACGTTCGCAAGAGGCTCCTTCGAGAAAAAGCCCATCCAGGTCGAAAGCGTCATGAAGTCGAGCCCCGCACAGACGGCGTCCTTGCGGGCGACGGCGCGCTGCACGTCGAGCGCCACTCCGACCGAGGGCGTGATGATCGGCACGCGTTCGAACGCCCGCTCGAAGAGCGTCGAGGGATTTTTAGCCGGACCCACGGCGAGCGCTTCGATGTTGTGCAGAAGGACGGCGCGAAGCACCTCGTAGCTGTTACTGTAGACCGTATGAATCATGGAAGCTCGACGGGCGAAAAGTGAAAAAAGCGGCCGCACCCGACGGGAGCGACCGCTTGGCAGTCTGTGACGCTCGACCCGCCGGGGGATCGATCCATCATAGCGACACCCTGCGTCACACGGTGACGCAAAAAAACGCGCACTCAACCGAGCACGAGTTTGACGGCGAAAAAGTAAAAGACGAGACCGACGATCGTGTTGCCGATCCGCCCGAAGACCGGGCGGCGGCCGAAGAATTTCAGAAGCGGCTGCCCGATCTGCGCGAGGCTCGTCATGTAGCAGACGCTCCAGAACTGGAGGATCAGCGCGAGAACGAGAAAGGCGAGCGCCGGATGCCCCTTCGACGCGTCGATGAACGGCATGAAAAAGGAGAGGAAAAAGAGAATCGCCTTCGGGTTCGTGAGTGACAACGTGAGCGCCGTCCTAAAGGCTGCAACGCCCGTCAGCACGTCGCGCCACGGCGCTTCCTTTCCCGGCGTTTCCACGGCCACCCCCGCTTCGTGCGCGAAGACCGGGCGCCAGGTGCCCCAGAGAACGCGCGAGGCGAGGTACGCGAGGTAAGCCGCGCCCGCGAGCTTCACGGCGAAAAAGATCCCGGGGTTTGCGGCAATGACGGCCGCAACGCCGAGGTAGGTGGCAAGCATCAGGACGGTATCGCCGAGAAAGACACCGCACGCGCCCGCAAGCGCGACGCGCGGGCCCGACGTGATGCCCGTTTTAAGCACGAAGATGCTGTTGGGGCCGGGACAAAGAACGATGAGAAGCGAGCCGAGCGCGTACGTACCGACGTCGACGACACCGATCGATTCGAGCATGGTGAGGGAGAAGCGAGAAAGAAAAAAGGAAAATCGTCGGGAGGCTCTCTTTCGGAGCCTCTCCGAAGCCAAACACCGGACCGGCCGCGCGCCCTCAGGCGGTGAAATAGACGAGCAGCAGAACCCCCGTCATCGTGAAAGCGAGCGCGATCTTGAGGACGGTTCCCGCAATCATACCGATCCAGGTGGCCATACCAACGCGTCCCGCATGGAGAAGATCGCGTTTCGCCCAAAATTCACCGATCGCCGCACCGACAAGCGGCCCGAAAAGGAGCCCGAAAAGCCCGAGGAACATCCCGATCACCGTACCGATGATCGATCCCACGATCCCCGCGCGGCTTGCGCCCGCGCGCTGAGCGCCCGCCGTCTGCGCGAGCGAGTCGACCGCGACGCCGATCACGGCGAGCACCGCGAGAAAGGCGATCGTCTTCCAACCCACCTTCTCGAAGTCGTCCGCCCAACCGACGAGCCAGGCGCCTCCGGCGATCATCGGGAGCCCCGGAATGGCAGGAACGACCGTTCCGGCAAAACCCGCGGCGATGAGTACGAAAGCGCCCAGCCAGCAGGCGAGCGCAAACCAGTCGAACGTCGTCAGCCATTCCATGGAAATTCTCCTCTCGTTTGCTGTCGTCGGAAAGCGGCGGTCAGCTTTCGATGCCGCCCCAGTAACCCTCGTCGGCGGTGGGCTCGAACCGGGTGTTGCCGCCCATGAAAGTCATGCGCAACGTACCGATGGGGCCGTTACGTTGCTTAGCGATGATGATTTCGGCCGTGTTCTTGTCGGGGGTGTCCTTGTTGTAGACCACGTCGCGGTAAATGAACATGATGATGTCGGCGTCCTGCTCGATGGCGCCCGATTCGCGAAGGTCCGACATCATCGGACGGCGGTCCGAGCGGCTGTCGACGCTTCGGTTCAACTGCGAGAGGACGATGACCGGCACGGAAAGCTCCTTCGCGAGCCCCTTGAGACCGCGCGAAATTTCGGAGAGTTCCTGCGCGCGGTTGTCCGAATCGCGCCGGCCCTGCCCCTGCATGAGCTGAATGTAGTCGACCACGATGAGGCCGAGCGGCCCCGCCTGGTTGACGAGGCGTCGGGCGCGGCTCGAGAGTTCCGAAATCGTGAGCCCCGGCGTGTCGTCGATATAGACGGGCTTATTTTCCAACCGATGGACGGCCGCCGTGAATTTGTCCCATTCCTCGTCGCTCAGGTGGCCTTTCCTCAGGTTCTGTGCGTCGATGCGCCCGACCGACGAGATGAGACGCTGCGCGAGCTGTTCGCTCCCCATTTCCATGGAGAAGACGGCCACGGGCAGCTCCTGGTTGATCCCGACGTTCTCGGCGATGTTGAGCGCGAGCGAGGTTTTCCCCATCGAGGGTCGACCCGCGAGAATGATGAGGTCGCCCCGCTGCAGGCCCGCCGTCACGTTGTCAAGGTTGCGGTACCCGGTCGAGACCCCCGTCACGTCGGACGAAGACCGGTTGTTGTAGAGCTCGATGATGCGTTCCGACACGTCGCGCACGAGGTTCGACATCGAGCGAAAGCCCTTTTGCGTGCGGGAATTGCGCTCGTTGATGGCGAGCACATCCTTTTCCGCCTCGTCGAGAATGTCACGCGTTTCGCGGCCCTCGGGCGCGAGCGCGTTCGTCACCATCTTGTCGCCCACGACGATCAGCTGTCGGAGGACCGCCTTGTCGTGCACGATCTCGGCGTAGCGGCGGATGTTCGCGGCCGAGGTCGCATTGTTCGCGAGTTCGGCGAGGTACGCAAAGCCCCCCACTTCCGCGTCGAGCCCCGAGGACTTCAACGCCTCGAACACCGTCACGCAGTCGGCGGGCTGGCCGAGCTGCACGATCTTCATGATGTGCTCGTAGATGAGCTTGTGGTCGCGGCGGCAGAAGTCGTCGGGCGAAATGACGTCGACGATGCTGTCAAGGGCCGAATTTTCGATCATCAGGCCGCCGAGGATCGATTGTTCGCTCTGAATGCTCTGCGGAGGACGCCGTACAGCCGCGGCTTCGTCGTTAAAGTCGGACATGGTGAGAACCTATATGTGGGGTGCCCGAGCACGAGCATCCTAGGGAACGAGGGTTGAATTGTACTGCGCGCGCTCGAACGGGCTCGGGGCCCGTCGTTCGATTCTAGTCGGAACGCGAGCGCGAACGCCCTCGCAGGAGACCGACACGTGCGGCCGGCCCCAAAAGAAAAACGGCCCTCGCAAGGAGAGCCGTTTTTCATCGGTGTCGGAAATTCCGAAGCGATTAGGCTTCCGGAACGACCTTGACCGTCACGTCGGCCGTGATGTCGGTCATGAGACCGATCGTGATCACGTATTCGCCGGTCGCCTTGATGGCGCCGAGCGGCGTGCGAACCTGCGACTTCTTGATCTGGAAGCCGAGGGCGTCGACCGCTTCGGCGATGTCGGCGTTCGTGACCGAGCCGAAGAGGCGGCCGTCAACGCCGCACTTCGAGGCGATCGTGATTTCGGCGCCGTTGAGCTTGCCGGCCACTTCCTGAGCGGCGGCGATGCGTTCGGCCTGAGCCTTTTCAAGTTCGGCGCGGCGCGTTTCGAATTCGGCGATGGCAGCCTTCGTGGCGCGCTTGGCGTGGCCCTGGGGGATGAGGAAGTTACGGCCGTAGCCGTCCTTCACCTTGACGATGTCGCCAAGGTCGCCGAGGTGCGTGATCTTTTCGAGCAGAATGACTTGCATTTTGTTGACTCCTCAGCGCGGATTACTGGTTGTCCGTGTAGGGAAGGAGGGCGAGGAAGCGGGCGCGCTTGATCGCGGTTTCGAGCTGACGCTGGTAGTGCGCCTTCGTACCCGTGAGGCGAGCCGGCATGATCTTGCCGTTTTCCTGGATGAAGTCGCGAAGCGTTTCGACATCCTTGTAGTCGATCTGTTCGACGTGTTCGGCCGTGAAGCGGCAGAACTTCTTACGCTTGAAAAGCGAATTTTGCTGGTTCGAACGGCGAGGCTTGCCCTTGCCCTTAGCACCAAAAGCCATGTTGAGCTCCTTAAATGTATTCCGTTATGTGTACGATCAGTCGACGGGTCTTCAGCGAACGGGGGGCGAGAAAGCCCTTCACCGTAATTTCGGATCCGAGCGGCAAACGGTTGAGTTCGCTCGCACATTTCCCGAATGAAACGGCCGGAAAGTCGTATTCGAGCTTTCTCGGTCGATCCGCTTCGAACACCTCGCCGCGAAAATGAAATTCGCCTTCGAAGGCTTCAATCCCGGCGGGGGTGTAGCGGACTTCCTCGCGTGCAACAAGCGTTGCGCGTATTTCGAGTCGGTTCACTCGGTCGGAATCCTCTGAAGACCGTCTCAATTAGGCCTGGGCTTCCTGGGCCGCGGCGGTGGCGGCTTCGGCGGCAACCTTGCGGGCCTCTTCCTTCTCGACGACCTTCATCATCGGAGAGGGAGCCGTTTCGGCCTTCTTCGTCTTGACCGTGAGGTGGCGCAGGACGGCGTCGTTGAAACGGAAACCGTTCTCGATCTCAGCGAGCGTTTCGTGGCCGCATTCGATGTTGAGGAGAACGTAGTGAGCCTTCACGAGCTTTTCGATCGGGTAGGCGAGCTGACGACGGCCCCAGTCTTCGATGCGGTGGATCGTACCGCCCTGTTCGGCGACGAGGGTCTTGTAGCGTTCAATCATCGCGGGGACCTGTTCGCTCTGGTCGGGGTGCACGATGATGCAGATTTCGTAGTGACGCATTTAGCCTCCTTGCGGAAAAAGCCGCCCGGAGCGTCTATTCCGGTGCAGCAAGGACAGAAAGGACGCGATTGTAGCCGAAATTTTCAGGCGCCGCACGAAAAACCGTCGGTTTTTTCGCAGGGCGCCCGTTCGTCGGCTCCGATCGGCGTCCGTCAGAATTCGGGAGCGCTCGGGCCTTTCTTCCCCCAGCGGCCGATGCCGGCCGCGCGGCGCTGACGGGCGGATTCGAAAAGGCAGATCCCGGAAGCGACCGACACGTTGAGACTTTCGACGGCACCCGTCATCGGGATGCGCGCGAGGTCGTCGCAGCGCTTGCGGGTGAGCTGACGAAGCCCCTCGCCTTCGGCGCCGAGCACCCACGCAAAGGCCCCCGTCTGCACGAAGTCGTCGATCGTCTTTTCGGCTTCGCCCGCCGTACCCACGACGGTCACGCCCGCGTCGCGCAGTTCGACGATCGCCGACGCGAGGTTCGTCACCGTCACGACGGGCACCGTTTCGGCGGCCCCCGCGGCGGCCTTCGCAGCGGCGGGCGTCATGTGGGCCGAGCGGTCGCGCGGCACCACGACCGCCTGAACGCCCGCGGCGTCCGCCACGCGCAAGCACGCGCCGAAGTTGCGCGGGTCGGTGACGCCGTCAAGGATGAGGAGCAGCGTCTCGGGCGTGATCTCGTCCAAAAGATCCGCGAAATCGAGTTCCGCTTTCTTTTCTTCGGCAAGCGCCACGATCCCCTGGTGCGGCACGTCGGGGGCCATCCCCGTCAGGCGG
It encodes:
- a CDS encoding UvrD-helicase domain-containing protein — encoded protein: MTERKSKAPVFRDDCEAASLEASACEELSLDDLPIEDLPIEEMPPEVSFDASLGASAAHEAIAPPEYFRELMDGAWEGLTDEELAGSDGEVDDIDLTGAYAAGADPEPAADAPARPADDVFNVESAPLLGTTLLEASAGTGKTFSIKHLVLRLVAELDFSIEKLLVVSFTRAATAELSARIQHHLAQASAYLSGEKTEEETDDLIVRQVRTWEAAGLDRETACARVRASLTGFDNASILTIHAFCQKMLKNHAFTASGNLSEELSDDDGDVFSDAVEDFLRRELDRLPDEGDRRALLRTESWERILRALDGQPADLVRHRAAPADDDTSPAVNAAFERFVTEMPERVAEEKARRGIQTFDDMLTGMWRTIAADTDGHFTAGIRRTYRGVLIDEFQDTDPIQFAIFDKLFLSGLSVEERLRRSLFFVGDPKQAIYRFRSADLNTYLRARAVVSGVPDGRLPRLSTNFRSSKPLVEALNAFYSRPGAGTPFMRPGLEYRSVDASGRRAGLWVKENGDFSPALPFEIWGRTEPLGSADENDGELDRAVAFDIKLWVERGRAGEALLPWEDEKDDASLVCETLDVDGKSRPMRALEARDVAVLVRSRDEARGIIAELQKLGIRVRISSQESVFATDEAMELLLLLRAVSAPADERLMKAVRTTRLFGETLADVRADDEARRIAVRERLEAARELWMQRGVAAAVESVTTGEHLAERLLPVRLGERRLANYAHLVELLHEAGRRYQTPAGLISWFERKMTDTKDDEAAKMRLESDANLVTVETIHSSKGLEYPIVYWPYAHKGYSKQKSATFRRVNPKTGEAVLEVSPVPVTEADDLAEEGMEELTRLGYVALTRASARLVVGATMIRKSERSAEWRANRLKNPFFWSLTRSWDPTQVGVVEALRELQAIEDLAGAEGIRWRETDDVLAKAQGEVERYDAARPMPDEDDFGVSPAHDVWAAWRTASFTGLTRTLGDDEPAAAHFAPRKRLELSDRILTFPRGPRAGDALHRVLETADFQAMAPETEAVRAMRTAHAERVIGETLEFSEAEKPLAAAAVARMIGDVLNSELLPGVRLRDVPPEARTAEMEFLLSMPSNLTAARLGEALARLDPRYAVPGLTEASLTGYLTGFIDLAFGAGGRFWILDWKSNAIADEREGFTEEAMAVEMTRHHYRLQYLLYGVALRRCLRARLGDEFRESMIGGAIYVFLRGLSAEDELDADGRRPGVVVDEVHPAVLWCLDELFANGWSEETVRKAEAEIGRSGARSN